The sequence below is a genomic window from Streptomyces sp. V1I1.
GTACATCAGGCTGCTCCAGGTGCCGACGGCCGGCGCCGAAGACCGCGGCCACGGAGACCAGATCGCCGATCTCACCAACGCGACCGGCGGCACCTGGGACTTCGCCATCGGGCGACTGAGGGAGAACTACCCACCCGCGGTACGGCTGCTCCAACTGTGCTCGTATTTCAGCCCCGAGCCCATCTCCATGGACCTGCTGGAAGGCGTCGAGATCGCCCGGACCCTGGGCGGCAGCCGGACTGTGTCCCGCGCCTACCAGGAGCTGAGCCGTTTCGCCCTCATCCGCGTCGACCGCAAGGCCAGAAGCGTCCAGGTACACCGGCTGGTCCAGCTCTCCATGCGTAACAGCATGACCGAACAGGAGCAGCGGGAAGCACGTGAAACGGTCTACCGCGCGCTGGTCGCGGCCCGGCCGGGGAAGGACGACCCGGAGGACCCCAACACCTGGGACCAGTACCGGATCCTCTGGCCGCACCTGGGCACGCCCTGGGCAATGACCACGCCCGACGACGGTGTCCGAGAGCTTCTCGTCGACCGGGTCCGCCAGCTGCGCCGCCGCGGGGAATTCGCACAGGCCATGGAGCGCTGCCAGAAGTGCGTGGCCAAGTGGAGCGCGGCGGGAGACACCGACGAGCGCTGGATGCTGCACATGAAGTTCCAGATCGGCAACATCCTGCGGGCACAGGGCAAGTACGACGAGTCGCTGGCCCTGGACGAGGAAGTTCTGGAGCGGCAGCTCGCCGTCCTCGGCGACAAGGACGACCAGCACGTCCTCATGACGACCAGTAGCATCGCCGCCGATCTGCGTGGTCTCGGCCGCTTCGACGAAGCGCTGGCGTACGACCGGGAGACCCATCAGAGATACAGCGCCGTCTACGGCGATGACCACCCGCGCACGCTGACCGCGGCCAACAACCTCGCGGTCTCCCTGTCGGTTTCCGGCGACTACTACGCGGCACGCGATCTGGACCGCAAGACCTTCGAGACCCGTGAGGAGATCCTCCTCCCCGACCATCCCCTGACCATCGAGTCGGCCGTCAACCTGGGGCGTGATCTGCGGGAGTGCGGCGACTATGCGGGCTCCGTCAGCCTGCTCAAGCAGGCTCATGACCGCTGCCTGCGCAACCTCGAACTCACCGAGGGCGCGCCGACCGTCCTCAACACGGTCAAGGGGCTGGCCGGTTCGCTGCGCCGTGCGGGACGGCCGGGCGAGGCGGAGCAGCTCACCCGCAACGTCCTGAAGTACACGCCGGATGGCGAGGGCGGCGATTCCCCGGAGCGGCTGCTGCTGAAGATGAACCTGGCGAGCGATTTCATGGCGCTGGACCGGACGGCCGAGGCCCTGGAGCTGGGGCGCGCGGTGCTGGACGACCTCCGGCGCAGCCTCGGCGAGGACCACCCGCACACCGTCGCCTGCTCAGCGAATTACGCGGTGCACCTGCTGGGCGCCGGTATGGCCGCCGAAGCCCAGGCTCTCGCGGAGCAGGCGGTGGCCGCGTTCGCCGAACTCCTCGGGGAGAACCACCCGCACGTGCTCGTCTGCCGGGTCAACCTCGCCAACGCGCAGGCGGAGCAAGGGAGTCGCAAGGAGGCCCGCAGGACGTACGAAGCGGTCTTCGACCAGCTGCGAGAAGTCCTGCAGTCCAGCCACCCCGCCGGGCTGGTGTGCGCGGGCAACCTCGCCGTACTGCTGCGGGAACTCGGTGAGCAGAGTGCGGCCGAGGCGAGGCGCGACGAGGCCCTGGCCGAGATGATCAAACGGCTCGGCGCCGACCATCCGAAGACGGTGGCTCTTCGGTCTTGGCAGCGCAGTGGTCTGGAACTGGAGCCGCACCCGATCTGAGCGCAGCTGTCACACGGCGCTGTCGCGGACCCAGGCGAGGATCCGCGGCAGCGCCGGCAGCGCCGCGAAGTGGGCGGCCGAGGGCTGCAGTACGGCGGTCGCTCCGGGAATCCGGTCCGCCAGCCAGCGGAAGTGGCTGACGGGGGAGAAGACGTCCTGCTCGCCGTGCCAGAGCAGGACCGGTACACCTTCGATGTCCTCGGGTCCGAAGCCCCACGGCTCGCGGAAGGACACAAGATCGTCCACCCAGCCCGCCGGCTCCGGAGGATCCTCCAGCTCCGCTTCTCGTCCGGTCAACTCGCCGACGGCGGAAAGGTAGTTGAGCAGAAGCAGGTCACGGATCCCGGCATCCTCGACGACCAGACGGTCCACATCGGGCATCTCCCCCGTCAGAGAGCTGAGGAGGGAGGACGGGTTTCTTCGGATGGCGTCGGCGTTGCGCGCGAGAAGTGCGCCCACCTGGGTGAGATCCGGCGAGTGCTGGGCCATCATGCTGTACGTCATCACATTGGAATCGGCCATGCCGACCAGCCAGTCCAGGCCTTCGGCGTCCGGCGGCGCCACCGTGACCACCGCGGCGGCGCTCGCCACCCGGTCGGGGTTGAGTGCCGCACACGCCAGTGCGTGCGGCCCCCCGCCGGAGCGGCCCACCACCGAATACTGCTCGAGATCCAGCGCGTCGGCGATGGCAGCGACATCCTTCGCGCCGTGGGCGACTCTCCGGCCGGGGTGGCGGTCCGAATCCCCGTACCCCGGGCGGTCGTAGGCGATCAGGCGGATCCCGAGCTTGTGCAGGTCAAAGGTCCGGGGCCGGGGCCCGAGCCGACTGCCGGGCGTGCCGTGCAGCAGGATTACCGGGTACCCCTTGGGGTCCCCCCACTCCTCGTATGCCAGCTTCCCGTCGCGGTCGGGGGCTTGCACCAAACCTGACACCCGTTGCCTCCCGTTGCCAGCGGCTCACAGCCCGGAACGGCGCCCCCGCCCAGCATGGTGGACGGGGGCGCCGTTGGTAGCGCTCAAATCAGCCGATTTGCCTGACCCTGGGGCGTCGAAGAAGTACGATCCGCGCCCGGCAGGCCGTCGGCCGTAATGAAGGTAGCCGACCCGCGTGAGCCGCGCGCGGTGAACCCCCGTGGAGCCGCAGGTTGCCGGGGTGAGGCAGGGGAGTGGAGGTTGACGCGCTCATAGGCGTGTGACCGCCTGCGCCGAACGCTAGGCGTGAGACCGCCTGCGCTGGACATCCGTGCCCGCCAGGAGGGCATCGGTGATGAGCCGGACGCCGCGGGCCAGCCGGTTGAGCTGCTCCAGCTCGATGGCGTACAGCCTGATGGTGCTCTCGATGATCGCGTCGGACACTCCGAGGGTGGGCAGCTCCGCCCTGCTGGTCTGCAGCGCGACCCGCACGGCCCGGATCTCGTGCTGCAACTGGAGCTGCGCATGGCGGGCGAGAAGGATGTGGTGGCGGGTGAGCGTCGAGTAACCGGCGTAGCGGGCCGGCAGGAGGTCTCGCAGCCAGCGTGCCGCAGTGCGCTCCCAGTCGTGGCTGCCGGGGGCCTTGACCTGACAAGGCCAGTCCGGGCTGAGCGGTGTGTAGATCTGGGAGGACATCGTCGTCCCTTCCGGATGCGATGCGTGCGGGCTCTGAGGGTGGAGCTTTTTGGCGGCCCCGGCCCAGGGGTTGACCGGGGCCGCCACGGGTGTCCGCGGGAAGCGGAGCGCCCGGGTGGAACACCATGGGGCGACGTGAGGAGGGAGCGTCGTCCCTGGGTGTTCGGTCATGTGGCCTGCGGAATTTCCTTCGGGAAGGGCTGAGACTGGCTCGCGACTTCGGGGCACACCGGCGGTCACCAGGTGCAGTAAATATATATACCGTTGAGTAAGCAAGGGTATGAAAAATTTCATGCACGGGTTGTGATGCCGTGGCCGAACCGTTGCACGCGGTCCGCGTCAGTCCTCGAGGAAGAAGTTGTGCTGTTCCGCGGCCTGCTCATACCCCTCGAGCCGCACCTGCGTACGCCCCGGATCCGCGTCGGCCATGGCCTGCAGGACGGCTGCGGACAGCACACCCGGCGCCGAATACGAGTCGAAGACGAGCCGGGATCCGGTGCCCGCGGTGAGCGCCACATCGGCTTCGTCCACCAGCGGCCCGAGCGTCAGGTCGGTGATCAGCGCGACGCGCAGCCCCGTCCTGCGGGCGGCCCGCATCGCAGCCAGGGTCTCATTCGCGTGCCTCGGCATCGCGAAGGCGAGCACCCATGTCCCGCCCGCCTCCCGCGACTGGAGCAGCGCGTCGTAGGCGACGCTCCCCCCGCGGGTCACCAGGCGCACATCGGGGTGGATCCGCCTCGCCGCGTAGGCGAAGTACTCCGCCAGGGACACCGAGATCCGCAGGCCCAGAATCGTCAGCGGCGTCGACCGGGCAAGTTCGCGGCCGACGCCGAGGATCTGGTTGGGGTCGGCGAGCAGGCGCCGCAGGCTCTCCAGGTTCTCGATCTCGGCGTCGACGGCGGCCTGCAGCTCATTGCGGCGGATCTCTTCGCGCGTGTCCGGGTGACGGGCGACCGCGCTGGAGCGCGATGGGCTGGAGCGCCTCGCGGAGCGCGGGGAACCCGCTGAAACCCAAGGACGAGGCGAAGCGGGTCACCGACGGCTGGCTCACACCCACGCGCTCCGCGAGCTCCGTGATCGACAGGAACGCCGCTTCGGTGAGGTGGTCGACCAGGTACTGGGCGATGCGCCGCTGGGCGGGCGACAGCCGGTGGCCGCCGAACAGTGCGAGGACCCTGTCCGTGGGGGCCGCCTCGGTGTCCGGAGACTGCTGTCCCGGCGTGATCGCAGCCGCCTGCGCTCGTGCCTGCTGCCCTGATGGCACCGGTGTGCCTCCTTCTCGTCCCACTCGTGAAACATAGCTCACGAGTCGGCTACGGCTCCCGGGCTTCGGCCTTGTCGAGTGCGTCGTCCAGCGCCATCGCCGCCGTGATGAGCGAAAGGTGGGTGAACGCCTGGGGGAAGTTGCCCAGTTGCTCTCCCGTCGGGCCGATCTCCTCGGCGAAGAGGCCCACATGGTTGGCGTAGGTGACCATTTTCTCGAAGGCGTAGCGGGCCTCGTCGACCCGGCCCGCACGGGCGAGCGCATGTACGTAGTGGAAGGTGCACAGGGTGAACGTGCCCTCGGAGCCCCGCAGCCCGTCGGGGGACGCGGACGGGTCGTAGCGGTAGACGAGGCTGTCGGAGACCAGCTCGCGGTCCATGGCTTCGAGAGTGGCGAGCCAGCGCGGATCCTTCGGCGCGACGAACCCGACGTGGGGCATGAGCAGCAGCGAGGCGTCCAGGACGTCGGCGTCGTAGTGCTGGACGAATGCCCGGCGCTTCTCGCTCCAGCCGCGCTCCATCACCTGGAGGAAGATCGCGTCGCGGGTGGCGGTCCAGCGCTCCAGGTCGGCGGGGCGCGCGTACTCCCGGGCCAGACGGACGCCGCGGTCGAAGGCCACCCAGGACATCAGCCGGCTGTAGGTGAAGTCCTTGCGGCCGCCGCGGGTCTCCCAGATGCCCTCGTCGGGCTGGTCCCAGTTGTCTGCCAGCCAGTCCAGGACGCGGGCGATGGCCTGCCAGCCCTCGAAGCCGCCGGTTTCCGCGATGCCGCCGGACTGCATCAGGGCGAATGCCGCCTCGCCGTAGATGTCGAGCTGGAGCTGATCGGCCGCGCCGTTCCCGATGCGCACGGGGGAGGATTTGAGGTAGCCCTCCAGATGGTCGAGGACCTCCTCGCCGAGGTGTGGGTCCCCGTCCACCCGGTACATGATCTGCAGCGGCTCGCCGGAGCCGGTCGCGCCCGCGGCCAGCCGCCCGCCGAGCCAGAGGCGGAAGGCGTCCGCCTCCTCGGTGAAACCCAGGTCGATCAGCGCCCCTACGGACAGCGAGGCGTCCCGGATCCACGTGTAGCGGTAGTCCCAGTTTCGCTCGCCCCCGACCTGCTCGGGCAGTCCGGCGGTGGCGGCGGCGACCGGGGCACCCGTGGGGGCGTAGGTGAGCAGCTTGAGCGTGATGGCTGAGCGGTTCACGGTCTGCCGCCAGCGGCCGCGGTACCGGGAGGTACGCAGCCACCCGTGCCAGAACTGTACGGTCGACCGCCAGGTGGCCTCCGCCACTGCGCGGCCGAGCGGCTCGGGTGGCTCCCCGCCGCTGGCGCAGGTGGTCAGCACGACCGCGGCGGTCTCTCCCGCCTGGAGCGTGACGGTGCTCTGGACGTCGTTGCCGTTGTCGGTCCACAGCGGTGCGCTGCTCTGCAGGTGCAGGTCGATGCCGGGGCCGCTGAATAGGGCGCTGTCGCCCGCCTCGGTCAGCTTGAGCGCGTGCGTGGCGCGGCCGTAGTCGAAGCGAGGGCTGCACTCCACGGTGAAGCGCACGCTGCCGCGTACGACGCGCATCACCCGGAACATCCGGTGCCGGTCCGTCGCGGTTTCGGGGGTGTCCAGCGGCATGAAGTCCACGACCTCGCCCACCCCCTCGGCGGTGAGGAAGCGGGTGACGAGGACCGCGGTGTCGGGGAGGTACAACTGGGTGACGCGGGCGTCCGGGTGGTCGGCGGTGATCCTGAAGCTGCCGCCGCGCTCGTGGTCGAGAAGGGCGGCGAAGATGCTGGGCGAGTCGAATCGCGGGGCGCAGAACCAGTCGATCGCTCCGTCGGACGCCACCAGGGCGACGGTCTGCAGGTCCCCGATCATCCCGTGGTCTGCGATGGGCGGGTAGTGGCGCATTGCGGTTCTCCCTCGTCAGGAGCCGGTGGCTCCGCCTGCGTCAGTACGCCCTGGACAGCACCATCCTGCGATGGCCGGGGTGACCCCGCACGTCAATGCGTCCGAGGGTGTCGGCGGGTTCTCGTGCGGGCGGTTCTCCATATAATTAAAGATTGAACTAATGGTGGGAGGTGAGGAGGTCGCATCATGGCCGAGCCGGGTCTGCTCGACACCGGCGAACGAGCGACCTTTGAGATCCGGTTCAATGCGCCTTGTGGCCCACGAGCGGAGCCGTGGGTTCGCCACTGCCCTGGCGAACTCCACGCAGGAATTCCGCGATTGCCTCGAGCGACGTGTGTGACGGCTTCCAGCCCAGCTCGTCATGCGCACGAGAGGGGTCGAGGAGGGGCAGCCGCAGCACCGCGTCGAACAGGTGCGGTGACGCCGGGGCCACATGCAGCCCCCAGGCAGCGGCCAGCACGGCCCGTACCGCTTGCCGCGGTACGGGCACCACACGCGCGTCGAGGAGTTCGCCCAACGACCGCGCGTCGACCACTGGTCCGGCGGCCAGATTGAACGCTCCGCGCACATCGCGCAGCACAGCCCGGCGGTAGGCTTCCGCGGCGTCGTCGGTGTGCAGCGCCTGGAAGCGCAGGCCTTTCAAGTCCGGTACGTACGGCAGTAGTTCGGGTCGCAACAGCGGTCCGGGAAGGAAGCGGCCGGCGAAGATGCGGCGCTGTTCGCTCGCCGCGCCTTCCTTGAACAGGAAGCAGGGCCGCATCCGCACGACGCGGACCTCGGGATGGTCCCGCTCGTAGGTGTCCAGAACTCGTTCGAGGTAGGCCTTTTCGCGGCAGTACGCGGCGTCCGGCCAGCCATGGGTGGGCCACGACTCGTCGACGCCCCGGCCCTCCTTCGGCCCTGGTGAGTACGCGCCGACCGATGACGCGTGGATCAGCGCGGGCGCACCGGCGGACGCGACCGCGTTGAACACCTCGAGCGAGCCGAGGACGTTCGTCTCCCAGGTGACCACCGGGTCGTGGGTGGGCTGGAACCGCCAGGCGAGATGGATGACGGCGTCCGCCCCGGCGAAGTGCTGCCCGAGCAGAGGTGTGTCCTCCAGCCGGGCCAGATTCACGGTGGCCCATTCGGTCTTCGGGACACTCAGCTCGGGGATCCTGCGGGCGAGGCCCAGGACGGAGCCGACCTGCGGATGAGCCGCCAGGGCCCGCACCACGCTGGTGCCGACATTGCCGGTGGCCCCGGTGACCACCACCCGCAGTTCTGTGTTCGGGTTCATGGCGTACTCCGTGACCTTGATCCAGTGCTCGGAGCGTTCGGGTGTCCAGATCCGCAGGGATGAAACGGGGACCGGCACGTCGTCGTGCTGCCCAGCCCACGTGTAACGAGACGCCCGCGGGGGACCCGAAGTACGCCGGAACCATCACCGTGACAGGAGGACGGCATGCGCGCGCTGACATGGCAGGGAAAGCGGGACGTGCGGGTGGACACCGTGCCCGACCCTCACATCAAGGATCCGGGAGACATCATCGTGCGGGTCACATCCACCGGCATCTGCGGATCGGACCTGCATCTGTACGAGGTGATGGGCCCGTATCTGGACCCCGGAGACATCCTCGGGCACGAACCCATGGGCATCGTCGAGGAGGCAGGTCCGGAGGTGACCTCCCTCGCCCCCGGCGACCGGGTCGTCATCCCCTTCAATATTTCGTGCGGGCACTGCTTCATGTGCGAGCAGGGCCTGCAGTCGCAGTGCGAGACCACGCAGGTCCGCGAGCGGGGCACGGGGGCCGCGCTGTTCGGCTACAGCAAGCTGTACGGCCAGGTGCCGGGCGGGCAGGCCGAGTACATGAGGGTTCCCTTCGGGAACAGCCTTCCGATCAAGGTGCCGGACGGGCCTCCCGACGAGCGTTTCGTATATCTGTCCGACGTGCTGCCCACCGCGTGGCAGGCGGTCGAGTACGCCGACATCCCGCCCGGCGGGTCGGTCACCGTACTGGGCCTCGGACCGATCGGGGAGATGGCCGCCCGCGTCGCCCTGCACCGCGGCGCCCGCCTGGTCCTGGGCGTCGACCTGGTGCCGACCCGGCTGGCCAGGGCCGCACACCATGGGGTCACGACGATGGACCTGCGCAGGTACGGAAAGGGGCTCGGCGACGCCATCCGCGATCTGACCGACGGACGGGGGACCGACGCCGTGATCGACGCCGTCGGGATGGAGGCGCACGGCGCGCCCGTCGTGAAGGCCGCCCAGTGGATCACCGGCCTGCTTCCGGACGCCGTCGCCGAACGGGTCATGGAACACGCCGGTGTGGACCGCCTGAGCGCGCTCTACACGGCAATCGACGTCGTACGGCGCGGCGGCACGATTTCGCTGTCCGGCGTGTACGGCGGCGCGGCCGACCCGCTGCCGCTGCTGACCCTTTTCGACAAGCAGATCCAGCTCCGGATGGGCCAGGCCAACGTCAAGCGCTGGGTGGACGACATCCTGCCGCTGCTCGACGACAAGGACGTGCTCGGCGTGGAGGGCTTCGCGACGCACAGGATGCCGCTCGAGGACGGACCGAAGGCGTACGAGATGTTCCAGGAGAAGCGGGACGGCATGATCAAGACACTGCTGAAGCCATAGGGCGCACGGAGAGCGAGGACGACATGGCGCGCGCGGCACTGTTCGACGTCGACGGCACCCTCGTCGACACGAACCATCTGCATGTGACGACCTGGTGGGAGGCGTTCCGCCAGGCCGGGCACCGGGTATCGACCCACGCCATCCACCGGGCGATCGGCCTCGGCTCCGACCATCTGATCGCGCATCTGCTGGGCGACGGCAGGGACCGTGACCAGGACGCGCAGATCAGCGCCACGCACAAGGCTCTCTACGGCACGTACGCCGAGCGCCTGGCGCCGCTGGACGGGGCGCGCGACCTGCTGCACACCTTGGCGAACCGCGGCTGGCGGATCGTCCTCGCCACCTCCGCGGGAGGGCGTGAACTGGCCGCTCTGCGCCGCGCTGTCGACGCGGACGACGTCATCGAGGGCACGGCGAGCGCGGACGACGTCTCCGAGGGCAAACCGGCGCCCGATCCGGTGCAGCGCGCCCTGGAGCTTGCCGGAGCCTCTGCGGGTGAAGCGGTGTTCGTCGGCGACACGGTGTGGGACATGGAGGCGGCGGCGAACGCTGGCGTCCGCGCCGTAGCCCTGCTCTCGGGAGGAATCGCGCGCGCCGACCTGGAGGGCGCCGGAGCGGCAGCCGTCTACCGTGACCCCGCGGATCTGCTCTCGCACCTCGACAGCAGCCTGCTCGCCCAGCTGGAACGCACCTGACCCGCGCGGGCGGCGAGCCGGCCGGAGCACGTTTGCGTACGCCGTGACGGGTACCCGGGGTGCATGAACGAGACCAAGCCACTGGCCGTCGTCACAGGTGCATCGAGCGGCATCGGTTTCGAATTGGCCAAGCAATTCGCGGAGCACGGATTCGACCTCGTACTGACGGCGGAGGACGGCGAACTGCACCTCGCGGCGGACGAGGTCCGGGCGAGCGGAGCAGGCGTGGCGGTTGAGGCGGTCCACGCCGATCTGGCCACCCAGGGCGGCGTGGAGCAGCTGTACCGGGTCGTCTCGGCCACGGGCCGGCCGGTCGCGGCCGCCGCGCTCAACGCGGGTGTCGGCCAGGGCGGCGCGTTCGTCGAGACGGACCTCGCGGACGAGCTCCGCATCATCGACCTCAACATCACCTCGACCGTGCAGCTGGCGAAGCGTCTGCTGCCGGACATGGTCGCCCGGGGCGAGGGCAGACTGCTCTTCACCTCCTCCATAGCCTCGACCGTGCCGGGCTCCTACCAGGCCGTGTACAACGCCTCGAAGTCCTTCATCCAGTCGTTCGCGCAGGCCTTGCAGAACGAGCTCAAGGACACGGGTGTGACGATCACTTCACTCATGCCGGGGCCGACCGACACGGAGTTCTTCCACCGGGCAGGGATGGAGAACACAAAGGTCGGCCGGCAGCCGAAGGACGATCCCGAGCTGGTGGCGCGGCAGGGTTTCGAGGCGCTCATGGCCGGGAGGAAGAAGCTCGTCGCGGGTTCTGCCAGGACCAAGGTCCAGGGGCTCGCCAGCAGGGTGCTCCCTGACAGCGTGAAGGCGGTTGCGCACCGGAGGATGGCGGAACCGGGTTCACGCACCTCGGACGCCGGCCGTTAGGAGGGACGCCATGCGATTCGACAGTCGTCGGCACGCAGGCCAGGAGCTCGGCGTCAGGTTCCTGGACTGGGCGGCGGACGGTGACCTCACTGACGTCGTCGTGCTCGCTCTGCCTCGTGGCGGCGTGCCCGTCGCCGCGGAGGTCGCCCGGGCCCTGCACGTACCCATGGACGTCCTCGTGGTCCGCAAAATCGGTGCCCCGGGCGCACCGGAAGTCGGCATCGGGGCGATCGTCGGCGAGGATCCGCCCGTCTTCGACCGCCTGGCGCTGGAAGTCCTGGGCCTGGACGAGTCGGAGTTCGCGGCGGAGGTGGCCATGGAACGGCTCGAACTGCACCGTCGCGACGACCTCTACCGTGGCGGGCGGCCCGAACCTCAGGTGCAGGGCCGAAGCGTCATCCTGGTCGACGACGGCCTCGCCACGGGCATCACCGCACGCGCTGCGCTGCGCCATCTGCGCCGCCAGAACCCCGGACGGCTGGTGCTGGCCGTACCGGTCTGCGCTCCCCGCAGCGCCGTGGAACTGAAGGAGGAGGCCGACGACCTCATGTGCTTGCACCAGCCGAACAACTTCCACTCGGTGGGGCAGTGGTACGCGGACTTCGGCCAGGTCTCCGACCGAGAGGTGCTCGACACCCTGCGCAGCCTCTCCTCCACGGTCTGAGACCAGGTCCGA
It includes:
- a CDS encoding alpha/beta fold hydrolase; its protein translation is MQAPDRDGKLAYEEWGDPKGYPVILLHGTPGSRLGPRPRTFDLHKLGIRLIAYDRPGYGDSDRHPGRRVAHGAKDVAAIADALDLEQYSVVGRSGGGPHALACAALNPDRVASAAAVVTVAPPDAEGLDWLVGMADSNVMTYSMMAQHSPDLTQVGALLARNADAIRRNPSSLLSSLTGEMPDVDRLVVEDAGIRDLLLLNYLSAVGELTGREAELEDPPEPAGWVDDLVSFREPWGFGPEDIEGVPVLLWHGEQDVFSPVSHFRWLADRIPGATAVLQPSAAHFAALPALPRILAWVRDSAV
- a CDS encoding glycoside hydrolase family 15 protein gives rise to the protein MRHYPPIADHGMIGDLQTVALVASDGAIDWFCAPRFDSPSIFAALLDHERGGSFRITADHPDARVTQLYLPDTAVLVTRFLTAEGVGEVVDFMPLDTPETATDRHRMFRVMRVVRGSVRFTVECSPRFDYGRATHALKLTEAGDSALFSGPGIDLHLQSSAPLWTDNGNDVQSTVTLQAGETAAVVLTTCASGGEPPEPLGRAVAEATWRSTVQFWHGWLRTSRYRGRWRQTVNRSAITLKLLTYAPTGAPVAAATAGLPEQVGGERNWDYRYTWIRDASLSVGALIDLGFTEEADAFRLWLGGRLAAGATGSGEPLQIMYRVDGDPHLGEEVLDHLEGYLKSSPVRIGNGAADQLQLDIYGEAAFALMQSGGIAETGGFEGWQAIARVLDWLADNWDQPDEGIWETRGGRKDFTYSRLMSWVAFDRGVRLAREYARPADLERWTATRDAIFLQVMERGWSEKRRAFVQHYDADVLDASLLLMPHVGFVAPKDPRWLATLEAMDRELVSDSLVYRYDPSASPDGLRGSEGTFTLCTFHYVHALARAGRVDEARYAFEKMVTYANHVGLFAEEIGPTGEQLGNFPQAFTHLSLITAAMALDDALDKAEAREP
- a CDS encoding SDR family oxidoreductase; amino-acid sequence: MNPNTELRVVVTGATGNVGTSVVRALAAHPQVGSVLGLARRIPELSVPKTEWATVNLARLEDTPLLGQHFAGADAVIHLAWRFQPTHDPVVTWETNVLGSLEVFNAVASAGAPALIHASSVGAYSPGPKEGRGVDESWPTHGWPDAAYCREKAYLERVLDTYERDHPEVRVVRMRPCFLFKEGAASEQRRIFAGRFLPGPLLRPELLPYVPDLKGLRFQALHTDDAAEAYRRAVLRDVRGAFNLAAGPVVDARSLGELLDARVVPVPRQAVRAVLAAAWGLHVAPASPHLFDAVLRLPLLDPSRAHDELGWKPSHTSLEAIAEFLRGVRQGSGEPTAPLVGHKAH
- a CDS encoding zinc-dependent alcohol dehydrogenase, producing the protein MRALTWQGKRDVRVDTVPDPHIKDPGDIIVRVTSTGICGSDLHLYEVMGPYLDPGDILGHEPMGIVEEAGPEVTSLAPGDRVVIPFNISCGHCFMCEQGLQSQCETTQVRERGTGAALFGYSKLYGQVPGGQAEYMRVPFGNSLPIKVPDGPPDERFVYLSDVLPTAWQAVEYADIPPGGSVTVLGLGPIGEMAARVALHRGARLVLGVDLVPTRLARAAHHGVTTMDLRRYGKGLGDAIRDLTDGRGTDAVIDAVGMEAHGAPVVKAAQWITGLLPDAVAERVMEHAGVDRLSALYTAIDVVRRGGTISLSGVYGGAADPLPLLTLFDKQIQLRMGQANVKRWVDDILPLLDDKDVLGVEGFATHRMPLEDGPKAYEMFQEKRDGMIKTLLKP
- a CDS encoding HAD family hydrolase, with the protein product MARAALFDVDGTLVDTNHLHVTTWWEAFRQAGHRVSTHAIHRAIGLGSDHLIAHLLGDGRDRDQDAQISATHKALYGTYAERLAPLDGARDLLHTLANRGWRIVLATSAGGRELAALRRAVDADDVIEGTASADDVSEGKPAPDPVQRALELAGASAGEAVFVGDTVWDMEAAANAGVRAVALLSGGIARADLEGAGAAAVYRDPADLLSHLDSSLLAQLERT
- a CDS encoding SDR family oxidoreductase, producing the protein MNETKPLAVVTGASSGIGFELAKQFAEHGFDLVLTAEDGELHLAADEVRASGAGVAVEAVHADLATQGGVEQLYRVVSATGRPVAAAALNAGVGQGGAFVETDLADELRIIDLNITSTVQLAKRLLPDMVARGEGRLLFTSSIASTVPGSYQAVYNASKSFIQSFAQALQNELKDTGVTITSLMPGPTDTEFFHRAGMENTKVGRQPKDDPELVARQGFEALMAGRKKLVAGSARTKVQGLASRVLPDSVKAVAHRRMAEPGSRTSDAGR
- a CDS encoding phosphoribosyltransferase, with translation MRFDSRRHAGQELGVRFLDWAADGDLTDVVVLALPRGGVPVAAEVARALHVPMDVLVVRKIGAPGAPEVGIGAIVGEDPPVFDRLALEVLGLDESEFAAEVAMERLELHRRDDLYRGGRPEPQVQGRSVILVDDGLATGITARAALRHLRRQNPGRLVLAVPVCAPRSAVELKEEADDLMCLHQPNNFHSVGQWYADFGQVSDREVLDTLRSLSSTV